One Chitinophaga parva DNA segment encodes these proteins:
- a CDS encoding class I SAM-dependent methyltransferase has protein sequence MNHTEALVNEAFSRQAAGFDALNKGNPLTAHLRHIYRQEVMQQAPAHASMLELNAGTGLDTLYFAARGHRLLATDLATGMVQALEEKVQAHQLQQQVQVRQCSFHDLHLLGTRRFDYILSNFGGLNCSLHLEQVLQQFRDHLLPGGKATLVIMPKYCPWELVMALKGDFHTAFRRLRRQPVAHIEGVHFPLRYYSPRYVKRSLGKDFKVLTLRGIYVAVPPEFYQGFVERYPRLYRVLQRAENLLGHYFPFNTCCDHYLVTIQKKDESYDASA, from the coding sequence ATGAACCACACAGAAGCACTGGTAAACGAGGCTTTCAGCCGGCAGGCTGCCGGCTTTGACGCCCTGAACAAGGGCAACCCGCTTACAGCCCACCTGCGCCACATTTACCGCCAGGAGGTGATGCAGCAGGCCCCGGCCCATGCCAGTATGCTGGAACTCAATGCCGGTACCGGTTTAGACACCCTCTACTTTGCCGCACGGGGTCACCGCCTACTGGCCACAGACCTGGCCACGGGTATGGTACAGGCACTGGAAGAAAAGGTACAGGCGCACCAGTTGCAACAACAAGTACAAGTGCGTCAATGCTCTTTTCATGACCTGCACCTGCTGGGTACCCGGCGCTTCGATTATATCCTTTCCAATTTTGGAGGCCTGAATTGCAGCCTGCACCTGGAGCAGGTGCTGCAACAATTCAGGGACCATTTACTCCCAGGTGGAAAGGCCACCCTGGTGATCATGCCAAAATACTGCCCCTGGGAGCTGGTCATGGCGCTGAAAGGCGATTTCCATACGGCCTTCCGCCGGCTGCGCAGGCAACCGGTGGCGCATATTGAAGGCGTGCATTTCCCCTTGCGCTACTACAGCCCACGTTACGTAAAACGCTCACTGGGAAAGGATTTTAAGGTACTAACCCTCCGGGGGATCTACGTTGCCGTGCCACCGGAATTTTACCAGGGCTTCGTGGAGCGCTACCCGCGGCTTTACCGGGTGCTGCAAAGGGCAGAAAACTTACTGGGCCATTATTTTCCATTCAATACCTGCTGTGATCATTACCTGGTCACCATTCAAAAGAAAGATGAAAGCTATGATGCAAGCGCCTGA
- a CDS encoding winged helix-turn-helix transcriptional regulator, with the protein MSKRKPSSTNTENLQKLLNFCGVVYAVDLLGGRWKMIILYKLEKRTLRFGELKSRIPDISDRMLTLHLQELERDGLITRTVYPEVPPRVEYSLTESARKLAPIWQQLEQWGLEHRGQLVPQQLTAGV; encoded by the coding sequence ATGAGTAAGCGGAAGCCCAGTTCTACCAATACAGAAAACCTGCAAAAACTGCTCAACTTCTGCGGCGTGGTATATGCCGTGGACCTGCTGGGTGGACGGTGGAAAATGATCATCCTGTACAAGCTGGAAAAGCGTACCCTGCGCTTCGGTGAATTAAAATCCCGCATCCCGGATATTTCTGACCGCATGCTTACCCTGCACCTGCAGGAACTGGAGCGGGATGGGCTGATTACCCGCACCGTATACCCGGAAGTGCCGCCCCGCGTGGAATACAGCCTTACGGAAAGTGCCCGCAAACTGGCCCCCATCTGGCAGCAGCTGGAACAATGGGGCCTGGAGCACCGAGGGCAACTGGTGCCACAGCAGCTCACTGCCGGCGTTTAA
- a CDS encoding B12-binding domain-containing radical SAM protein, protein MKVLFSHSYFLQLDPKQVEHGKPYPPLGTLLAAALLRENGFAVSLFDTMFAHAPEELIPVLKSFKPDVFVIYDDGFNYLTKMCLSNMREAAFVMQQYARAYGCKVIVTSSDAADHYEKYMEHGADYVIAGEAEYTLLETVQLLETTQPAMDAVRGLIHRVADAPRRNAPRPISRQLDELPLPAWDLVNIAPYKKVWLKKHGYFSINVATTRGCPYKCNWCAKPIYGNHYNMRSPEQVVKEILHLKALFHMDHIWFCDDIFGLKRSWVADFAVQLHAANAVTPFKIQSRADLLVQENYVADLAGAGCEEVWMGAESGSQHILDAMDKGITVEEIRRARQLLRQYNIRAAFFIQYGYLHETAADIDQTLRLIRETLPDDIGISVSYPLPGTKFYDKVKQDMRSKENWTDSDDLDLMYTNTYGSPFYKKLHRYTHYVYRLEWLKQQGHTPATLLRTLKYQLLKQRFSRELRHLATHKTDRI, encoded by the coding sequence GTGAAAGTGTTATTCAGTCATTCCTATTTTCTACAGCTGGACCCAAAGCAGGTGGAGCATGGTAAACCTTACCCTCCCCTGGGCACCTTGCTGGCCGCGGCTTTGCTGCGGGAAAACGGGTTTGCCGTATCCCTTTTCGATACCATGTTTGCCCATGCGCCGGAAGAGCTTATCCCTGTACTGAAGTCCTTTAAGCCAGATGTGTTCGTGATCTATGACGATGGGTTTAACTACCTCACCAAGATGTGCCTGAGCAACATGCGCGAAGCCGCCTTTGTAATGCAGCAATATGCCAGGGCATATGGTTGTAAGGTGATCGTTACCAGTTCTGATGCAGCGGACCACTATGAAAAATACATGGAGCACGGAGCCGACTATGTGATAGCCGGTGAAGCGGAGTACACGCTGCTGGAAACCGTACAGTTGCTAGAAACCACACAACCCGCCATGGATGCGGTGAGAGGCCTTATACACCGGGTGGCTGATGCGCCCCGCCGTAACGCACCGCGCCCTATCTCCCGCCAGCTGGACGAGCTACCCCTACCCGCCTGGGACCTGGTGAATATTGCACCGTATAAAAAAGTGTGGTTGAAAAAGCACGGCTATTTTTCCATCAACGTGGCCACCACCCGAGGCTGCCCGTATAAGTGCAACTGGTGTGCAAAGCCGATCTATGGCAATCATTACAACATGCGCAGCCCGGAGCAGGTGGTGAAAGAGATTCTGCACCTGAAAGCGCTTTTTCACATGGACCATATCTGGTTCTGTGACGACATCTTTGGCCTGAAACGCAGCTGGGTAGCTGATTTCGCAGTACAACTGCACGCCGCCAATGCGGTAACGCCGTTTAAGATACAATCCCGTGCAGACCTGCTGGTGCAGGAAAACTACGTGGCAGATCTGGCCGGGGCAGGCTGCGAAGAAGTGTGGATGGGCGCTGAGAGCGGCTCTCAGCACATCCTGGATGCCATGGACAAAGGCATTACCGTGGAGGAGATCCGCCGTGCCAGGCAGCTGCTGCGCCAGTACAACATCCGTGCAGCCTTCTTCATCCAGTATGGCTATCTGCATGAAACCGCGGCCGATATTGACCAGACGCTGCGCCTCATTCGTGAAACACTGCCGGACGATATTGGCATTTCCGTTTCCTATCCCCTGCCCGGCACCAAATTTTACGACAAAGTAAAACAAGACATGCGCAGCAAGGAAAACTGGACAGACTCCGATGACCTGGACCTCATGTATACCAATACATACGGCAGTCCTTTCTATAAAAAACTGCACCGCTACACGCATTATGTATACCGGTTGGAATGGTTGAAGCAGCAGGGCCATACACCTGCTACGCTGTTGCGCACGTTGAAATACCAACTGCTCAAACAGCGCTTCAGCCGGGAACTGCGGCACCTGGCCACACATAAAACGGACCGCATATGA
- a CDS encoding AAA domain-containing protein, whose amino-acid sequence MNVNGLEFFDDVLEMHAAPNTLAGKYAGLRALLERACKDLTAQEPIQFSNFFSRLNFVCSKYHVDGRLAFRVNTFRVHSNDILYRNAVPEEATYLQDLKAVCQALSHFYEVPIPEDLRAILPVADLYLPHTDAQHHLDRVRVELVTMDGQYLYVVDEAQPSEDPVRVRHGVAGVNDAFNETIARLWKGCQLNLLEVNVEDDGTYVPGLIILEPDYLVDISSLAECMKEYGAHPLHFIQAKLEPAKNTRHILLGNIANLFLDEFVNERPDRPVVFLEALRAAFRNAPFEFATCEGVDRDFFKDVELQYHNIRRVVNDVFPGRGIARENAILEPSFICEHLGVQGRLDLLQLQEKGQPQFVIELKSGKAPYPEDNHALVGHNHRSQAFIYQILIQKVLGVAFKDLSTFILYSKYTAPDANLRLPTPYMGAIREVLNVRNGIVANERRIASAVSQGDTHALISAISPDTLITNERVSPRFITDYIVPQIRRFRQAFDTATPLELAYFHSFYTFVTREQYLSKAGDTEYDTLRGISSLWLSSLPEKFEAGEILTDLEIVENHAAHAARTLKLRIPAYEHDFLHNFRQGDIVILYERNAATDNVTNKQVFKGTIQALAPDFITVRIRYRQRNQAVLPAGSRYAVERDFLDASYHAMYRGLYAFLLANKDRRQLLLHQRKPTQHMHLQLTGSYGSPEINAITLKAKQANDYFLLVGPPGTGKTSRALKAMVEEFYTEPGKNILLLSFTNRAVDEICDALDTVAGSPAYIRIGAELACAAEHRKRLLEHVIQGCHNRDDVRRQLETHRIFVGTVASLAGKTELFKLKHFDVAIIDEASQILEPALAGLLSAKDGEGGNAIGKFILIGDHKQLPAVVLQKESESAVNDTALREVGLHDRRNSFFERLFHLHSRDADSPVWGMLHKQGRMHPEIALFPNYAFYNSQLQEVPTPHQTEALIYANVEAGNPVQQLVASRRLAFIPAARHVEDKTHKTNTHEACIACTLAKNIYTLYRRNGMAFSTAQTLGIITPYRSQIALIKRGLHALGIPELNEVMVDTVERFQGSERDIIIYSCSVNDYRQLSFLSQAVVVDGQLVDRKLNVAITRARKQLFITGNPVILSNSLTYYRFLEFIRSRGGYVHATPEQFLAGNFSLEAPVHTSKPTTNDAFATVFDELVVMPLRQDPRTLQPDQPLGFDRDHHQLNVVEYGRAQFDTATGAFSTADKVNLYCYYQLHNSYENSVQVFATYDAYLRRLFAQCDHRITLIDIGCGPMTGGIAFQRHFGAGPNFYFHYVGLDKAPAMLEKARLFGASGLLARDTRVQFVTALDGVQDAYWESVFTLPNTVVLYAGNVFGSISNEGAALLALQVNRLMDKFPLNKYVLIFHGPLLERQARSYVVFKKLVPGLHSVSQPRVMAGASGKDAGDAVYCEVLG is encoded by the coding sequence ATGAACGTAAACGGACTAGAGTTTTTTGATGATGTGCTGGAAATGCACGCGGCACCCAATACCCTGGCTGGTAAATATGCAGGACTGCGCGCTTTGCTGGAAAGGGCCTGCAAAGACCTTACCGCGCAGGAGCCCATCCAGTTTTCCAATTTCTTTTCCCGGCTCAATTTTGTCTGTAGTAAATACCACGTGGATGGGCGCCTGGCTTTCCGGGTCAATACCTTCCGGGTACACTCCAATGATATCCTGTACCGCAATGCGGTGCCGGAGGAAGCCACTTACCTGCAGGACCTGAAAGCGGTATGCCAGGCCCTCAGCCACTTTTATGAAGTACCGATCCCTGAAGACCTGCGCGCCATCCTGCCCGTGGCAGACCTTTACCTGCCCCACACTGATGCCCAGCACCACCTGGACCGCGTGCGCGTGGAGCTGGTAACGATGGACGGGCAATACCTGTACGTAGTGGACGAAGCGCAGCCTTCGGAAGATCCTGTCCGCGTGCGGCATGGCGTAGCCGGTGTGAACGACGCGTTTAACGAAACCATCGCACGGCTGTGGAAGGGATGCCAGTTAAACCTGCTGGAAGTGAACGTGGAAGACGATGGCACTTATGTGCCGGGCCTCATCATCCTGGAGCCGGATTACCTGGTGGATATCAGTTCCCTGGCAGAATGCATGAAGGAATACGGCGCCCACCCGCTGCATTTTATACAAGCCAAACTGGAACCTGCAAAGAATACCAGGCATATCCTGCTGGGTAATATTGCCAACCTGTTTCTCGATGAATTTGTAAATGAAAGACCGGACCGGCCGGTGGTATTCCTGGAGGCGCTGCGGGCGGCATTCCGCAATGCGCCCTTTGAATTTGCCACCTGTGAAGGGGTGGATCGTGATTTTTTCAAAGATGTGGAATTGCAATACCACAATATCCGCCGCGTGGTGAATGATGTATTTCCCGGCCGTGGCATTGCCCGCGAAAATGCCATCCTGGAGCCCAGTTTCATTTGCGAGCACCTGGGCGTGCAGGGCCGGCTGGATCTCCTGCAATTGCAGGAAAAGGGGCAGCCCCAGTTTGTGATAGAACTGAAATCCGGTAAGGCACCTTACCCGGAAGACAATCATGCCCTGGTAGGGCACAACCACCGCAGCCAGGCCTTCATTTACCAGATCCTCATACAAAAGGTGCTGGGCGTGGCTTTCAAAGACCTGAGCACGTTTATATTGTATTCCAAATACACCGCACCGGATGCCAACCTGCGCCTGCCTACGCCCTACATGGGTGCCATCCGCGAGGTACTGAATGTGCGCAACGGGATCGTGGCCAATGAAAGGCGTATAGCCAGTGCCGTTAGCCAGGGAGATACCCATGCTTTGATCAGTGCCATTTCACCGGATACATTGATCACCAATGAGCGGGTATCGCCAAGGTTCATTACAGATTACATTGTGCCCCAGATCCGGCGCTTCCGGCAGGCCTTTGACACCGCCACGCCACTGGAGCTGGCCTATTTTCACAGCTTTTACACCTTTGTAACGCGGGAACAATACCTGTCCAAAGCCGGGGATACCGAATATGATACCCTGCGCGGCATTTCCTCGCTGTGGCTTTCTTCCCTGCCGGAAAAATTTGAGGCCGGTGAGATCCTCACTGACCTGGAGATCGTGGAAAACCACGCGGCGCACGCAGCACGCACGCTGAAATTGCGCATCCCTGCGTATGAACATGATTTCCTGCACAACTTCCGCCAGGGCGACATCGTGATCCTGTATGAACGTAACGCGGCCACGGATAATGTGACCAACAAACAGGTATTCAAAGGTACCATCCAGGCACTGGCACCGGATTTCATCACGGTGCGCATCCGCTACCGCCAGCGCAACCAGGCGGTATTGCCCGCCGGCAGCCGCTACGCAGTGGAACGTGATTTCCTGGACGCATCGTACCACGCCATGTACCGGGGCCTGTACGCCTTCCTGCTCGCTAATAAAGACCGGCGCCAGTTGTTGCTGCACCAGCGCAAGCCCACGCAGCACATGCACCTGCAGCTGACCGGCAGTTATGGCTCGCCAGAGATCAATGCCATTACGCTGAAGGCCAAACAAGCCAATGACTATTTCCTGCTGGTAGGCCCGCCCGGAACGGGCAAAACATCCCGCGCCCTGAAAGCCATGGTGGAAGAGTTTTACACGGAGCCCGGGAAAAATATACTGCTGCTGTCATTTACCAACCGCGCGGTAGACGAGATCTGTGACGCCCTGGACACGGTAGCCGGCAGCCCGGCTTACATCCGCATCGGGGCAGAACTGGCGTGTGCAGCGGAGCATCGCAAACGGCTGCTGGAACATGTGATCCAGGGCTGCCACAACCGCGACGATGTACGCAGGCAGCTGGAAACCCACCGCATTTTTGTAGGGACGGTAGCATCCCTGGCCGGTAAAACGGAATTGTTCAAACTGAAACACTTTGACGTAGCCATCATAGACGAGGCGTCACAGATCCTGGAACCTGCACTGGCAGGGCTGCTGAGCGCAAAGGATGGAGAGGGAGGCAATGCCATCGGTAAGTTTATCCTCATAGGGGATCACAAACAACTGCCGGCAGTGGTGTTGCAAAAGGAAAGCGAGTCTGCCGTAAACGACACGGCCCTCCGCGAGGTAGGCCTGCACGACCGCCGCAATTCTTTCTTTGAAAGACTCTTCCACCTGCACAGCCGGGACGCTGATTCACCCGTGTGGGGCATGCTGCACAAGCAGGGGCGTATGCACCCGGAGATCGCATTGTTTCCCAATTATGCATTTTACAACAGCCAGTTACAGGAAGTGCCCACGCCACATCAAACGGAGGCCCTGATTTATGCAAACGTGGAAGCCGGCAACCCGGTGCAACAACTGGTAGCCAGCCGGCGCCTGGCCTTCATCCCCGCGGCCAGGCACGTGGAGGATAAAACCCATAAGACCAACACCCACGAAGCCTGCATTGCCTGTACATTAGCAAAAAATATCTACACCCTGTACCGGCGCAATGGCATGGCTTTTTCCACTGCCCAAACACTGGGTATCATCACCCCTTACCGCAGCCAGATAGCATTGATAAAACGCGGCCTGCATGCATTGGGCATCCCTGAACTGAACGAAGTGATGGTAGACACCGTGGAGCGCTTCCAGGGTTCAGAGCGGGATATCATCATCTACTCCTGCAGTGTGAATGATTACCGGCAATTGTCTTTCCTCTCCCAAGCCGTAGTGGTGGATGGCCAGTTAGTGGACCGTAAATTGAACGTGGCCATCACGCGCGCCCGCAAACAACTCTTTATAACCGGTAACCCGGTTATCTTATCCAACAGCCTTACTTACTACCGCTTCCTGGAATTTATCCGCTCCCGCGGCGGTTACGTGCACGCCACACCGGAGCAATTCCTGGCCGGAAATTTTTCTTTGGAAGCACCCGTGCATACCAGTAAGCCCACCACAAATGATGCCTTTGCAACAGTGTTCGATGAACTGGTGGTAATGCCGCTACGCCAGGATCCGCGCACCTTGCAGCCGGACCAACCATTAGGATTTGATCGTGATCATCATCAATTGAACGTGGTGGAATACGGCCGTGCGCAGTTTGACACGGCTACCGGTGCATTTTCTACCGCAGATAAAGTGAACCTGTATTGCTATTACCAGTTACATAACAGCTATGAGAATAGCGTGCAGGTGTTTGCCACATATGATGCATACCTGCGCCGGTTATTTGCACAATGCGATCACCGCATAACGTTGATAGACATCGGCTGTGGCCCCATGACCGGCGGAATAGCCTTCCAGCGGCACTTTGGGGCAGGCCCAAATTTTTATTTTCATTATGTAGGCCTGGACAAAGCGCCCGCCATGCTGGAAAAAGCACGGCTATTTGGAGCATCCGGCCTGCTGGCAAGGGATACAAGGGTGCAGTTTGTAACTGCGCTGGACGGGGTGCAAGATGCTTACTGGGAAAGCGTGTTCACGCTGCCCAATACGGTGGTGCTATATGCGGGCAACGTGTTTGGAAGTATAAGCAATGAGGGCGCCGCGTTGCTGGCCCTGCAGGTAAATAGGCTGATGGATAAATTCCCGCTGAATAAATATGTGCTGATCTTTCATGGCCCTTTGCTGGAGCGGCAGGCAAGGAGTTATGTGGTATTTAAGAAGCTGGTGCCAGGGCTGCATAGCGTGTCACAGCCCAGGGTGATGGCAGGAGCAAGTGGGAAGGATGCGGGCGATGCGGTGTATTGTGAGGTGCTAGGGTAG
- a CDS encoding DUF6790 family protein has translation MNKPYFIVTSLLAVALPFAGFTGEHLVAHVPYTFPLFAKWFLFSAVGLRLLFAGLRQALLPEAAARKISGMQTEEILPVVQELGFAKLCFGLLAIFSWWKPEWRMVAAFTSGIYFGLAGLRHLVKPKVNSNERFTLWIDLLTFGLLSAFYLGR, from the coding sequence ATGAACAAGCCATATTTCATTGTTACCTCCTTGCTGGCGGTAGCCCTGCCCTTTGCCGGTTTTACGGGCGAGCACCTGGTGGCACATGTGCCTTACACCTTTCCATTATTTGCCAAATGGTTCCTCTTTTCCGCGGTGGGACTGCGTTTGCTGTTTGCAGGATTGAGACAGGCGCTGCTGCCGGAAGCCGCCGCCCGGAAGATATCCGGTATGCAGACCGAAGAGATTTTACCGGTGGTGCAGGAACTGGGATTTGCCAAACTGTGTTTCGGGTTACTGGCCATTTTCTCCTGGTGGAAGCCGGAATGGCGCATGGTGGCCGCTTTTACCAGTGGTATTTATTTTGGCCTGGCCGGTCTGCGGCATTTGGTAAAGCCGAAAGTGAATAGTAATGAACGCTTCACGTTGTGGATCGACCTGCTCACGTTTGGATTGCTGTCCGCTTTTTATCTGGGCCGTTGA
- a CDS encoding NAD(P)H-dependent oxidoreductase, with protein sequence MKILIVLAHPEIQSMNGAMFSQAKTTLEAAGHQVKESDLYRMAFNPVSDRANFTTVKNPAFFKQQLEEMYAWEHDGFAADLAAEQEKVEWCDLMIWQFPLWWFSVPGILKGWVDRVFAMGRFYGNGRIYGQGVFQGKKAMLSLTTGGDAAHYVAGGTYGDLLNMLKPIHHGVLAFTGFTVLHPQVVSAPARNTPEGRAADLHAWKERLHGIFSEEALTVTSY encoded by the coding sequence ATGAAAATACTGATTGTGCTGGCACACCCGGAAATACAAAGCATGAACGGCGCCATGTTTAGCCAGGCTAAAACGACGCTGGAAGCAGCGGGACACCAAGTAAAGGAATCTGATCTCTACCGTATGGCCTTCAACCCGGTATCAGACCGGGCCAATTTTACCACGGTAAAAAATCCTGCATTTTTTAAACAGCAACTGGAAGAAATGTATGCATGGGAACACGATGGATTTGCGGCGGATCTTGCCGCGGAACAGGAGAAAGTGGAATGGTGCGATCTCATGATATGGCAATTCCCGCTGTGGTGGTTTTCCGTGCCGGGCATCCTCAAAGGCTGGGTGGACCGGGTGTTTGCCATGGGCCGTTTTTATGGGAATGGCCGCATTTATGGGCAGGGAGTTTTCCAGGGAAAGAAAGCCATGCTCTCCCTCACCACCGGTGGCGATGCCGCTCATTATGTAGCCGGGGGCACTTACGGCGACCTGCTGAACATGCTGAAGCCCATCCATCACGGCGTTCTGGCTTTCACCGGCTTCACGGTACTGCATCCGCAGGTGGTCAGCGCACCGGCGCGGAACACACCAGAAGGCCGCGCCGCAGACCTCCACGCGTGGAAGGAGCGCCTGCACGGCATCTTCAGCGAGGAAGCCCTTACGGTAACCAGCTATTAA